The Zea mays cultivar B73 chromosome 7, Zm-B73-REFERENCE-NAM-5.0, whole genome shotgun sequence DNA segment TAAACATTAAATGGCAACATCATGCCTTCAAATCACACAAAACATAGCATTGATTCTACAAAACTGTGGACAAAATCATGCCTTCAAATCTAATTGTTGAGACATATAAATCCAGACCTACGTGTCATATATTAGCAGGTTCCCCATCGGGTAGCGGGTATGGGACAACAGAGAACATACCCACGCCCACCATACCCGATGGGCATAACAAACGACCCAATAAAATACCCATGAGTATCAAAATCCGCCATACCCGTGCcctaatagggtttttacccatcgggtttcgggtacccattgtcaTCCTTACTCAGAAAGCCAGAGCTGAAAAGCCAGACTACTGTGCAAGCGAGGCTTCTAGACTGTTAGATCATGATTCAACTGTAGATATAGATGAGGTTTGTTAGGTTTTTTTAATAAACCTATGTGAGATGGTGGTGCGGAGATTGAAGTGTTAAATGTAGTATGCAGTTAGATTATAGTTTAAGAGACCTCGTTTACATCGTCGGCTGTACTGTAAATACTACTAGATTCGGATATCAGTCGCCACTCGCCCCGGGCCGCGATCCCTTGGGCCGAACCTCATTTCCTTCCAATTTCCACACCGGGGTCAGCGCGCGCAATGGCCCACTTGTCGCCCAAGCGACACGCGGGTCGCGGGCGCTCGACACAAGCGGACCTCAGGCGGCGGTAGCatagcagcagcagaccaacgctGGCCGTGGAAATGGACCGCAGACAAGATGACTGACCGACTGGTTTCGTTGGTCACGGTAGCAAGCAGACGCTAGCTGTGACGTGACCAGTGGAATCAAACATGGGTGCGCAGCCAATGGAAAGAGTTCTTTCCGTGTGGCCTGGTCTGGTCATGTGGCCTCGCCGTCGCCGCGTAGAAATAGAATACTAGAATAGAATAGTGCGTGCAATCTCTCATACTGTTCCAGCTGCCGGGGCTCGCTCGACGGATATCACAGTGCGGCCGCCCGTCCGCCGGTTGACCGACCCCGCGCCACCGGTTTGTTGGTTGGTTGGCGGGTTTGCACTGACTGACTGGCACACCGGACGTGTTGCTCTGCGCGCCGCCTGCCTTGTTGCGCCCCCGGGTCAGGGTCACACCATCCAGCCCCGCCACCGGCTGCAAAGCTTGCCGTGCTCGTCTCGTCTACTACTCTTTTAGCTCCGCGACGCGGGACGACTGCGGTTGTCCGCGGCCGCTGCTTGCTGGATACTAGGTCTTAGCTGTTGCCTTGCCGTCACCAGGGACAGAAAGATTACGCGTACGTATCGGGCTCGAGAGGCCGGCACGAAAAGCGATTTTTGTCATCTAGTATGTAATAAGAACAAGTATAACAAGAGGCCATACAAGATTATAAAATGTTGAGGTGTACGAAATAGAGGAGGAGAGAGAAGAGAATCAGACGGTAAACTTGCGTTCGACTTAGACAAAAAAATCAAAAAGGTTTGTGAGAGAGATAAGTAGAGTTATGTATTAATACTGAAGAGCTAACTGATATATAAATAGGCTAAATAGCAAGCTACGTACAACGATACTTGCAGTCGTCTCTGTTATTAAACTTGCTCTAATTAATATAAAGAGATTGGAGTGAGCTAGCGGAGCACTGTGGGCTAGTCTGTGAGAACCTACCAACATGACAGTCAGACAGGGATGGCTCCTGTGAGCTAGTCGATCAAAAAAAAAAAAGAGTAAAACCTTAACccggaaggaagcaatccaactaTCTACATCCACCATCTCCATCCAAAGGCCCGCAGTTCAGTTGAAACCGATGACGCAGCTGTCACTTGGCACTCCCCTACCCCTAGTATAGCAAAGCTCCGCATGATCCGATCCCATCGCATCCCACACGCGACACACCCGGCCGAAAGACCGCCCTGTCTCTTCCTGCATGCGTAAGTCTGCATCCCCGGTCAGTCAGACACGGCGCGCCCGCCAGAAACCTCACACCGCCATCGCCATCGCATAAACTAGGCGAGAAGAGAGAGGGGAAAGTTGCTTCTCTCTCTGACCCGCCCACTCCCTCCTTCCCTGCTCCGGTCGCACTCCGTAGTTCCTCCGCGCACTTACGTACAGCAGacagacacgagatcgagtggtacaGGGCCCGCCAGAAACCTCACGAGCTAGCTGGGTTCCTGCCGCGCCGCCGATCCACGCatggcgccgccgccgctcctgcCCGCGCGCTTCGTCGCCGCCTCCGTCGCGCTGCTCGCCGTCGCCTTCTCCTCCTCTCTAACGCGTCCGTCAGGTCAGACCAGTGCGCCGCGCGCACCTCCGCCTCCAAACCCTGCCATCTCCTGTCCTCGTCGGATGATTCTTGTGATGTTCAGATATATCTCCCTCGTATAATCTCAATCACACATAAAACAAAGCTTCCTTTCGTACCATACCATTACCATGAATGCTGCTGCATGAAACTTTTTTTTTTTTGCCTGCAGGTGCATACGATCCGCTCGATCCGAACGGGAACATAACAATCAAGTGGGACGTGATACAGTGGACTGCGGATGGCTATGTGGTGAGTGAACGGGTTAATTAATTCGCCACTATCTGACGACGGACACCTTCTGATCGAAACGCCCTGCTTCTTCGTTCCCCTCCCCTCCCATGCCCGTGCCCAGGCCGTCGTTTCGCTATACAACTACCAGCAGTACCGCcacatccaggcgccgccggggtGGAGGCTAGGCTGGGTGTGGGCGAAGAAGGAGGTGATCTGGGCGATGACCGGCGGCCAGGCCACCGAGCAGGGCGACTGCTCCAGGTTCAAGGCCAGCGTCCTCCCCCACTGCTGCAGGAGGGACCCGGAGGTGGTGGACCTGCTGCCCGGGACTCCCTACAACACGCAGACCGCCAACTGCTGCAGGGGAGGAGTGCTCGCCTCGTGGGCGCAGGACCCTAGCGACGCCGTCGCCTCGTTCCAGGTCAGCGTTGGGCAGGCTGGGTCCACCAACAGGACCGTCAAGGTGCCCAGGAACTTCACCCTGCTGGCGCCTGGTCCCGGGTACACCTGCGGAGCCGCCAAGCTTGTCAAGCCTACCAAGTTCATGTCTCAGGATGGCAGGAGATCAACTCAAGCGCACAGTACGTAAGATGATTAACCTCAAGCCTACCAAATTCATGCATTGACGATCGACTTGTTTAATTTCTTCGCGCAGTGACCTGGAACGTGACGTGCACGTACTCCCAGTTCCTTGCCCAGAGATCTCCAACCTGCTGTGTCTCGCTCTCGTCGTTCTACAACGACACCATTGTTAGCTGCCCAGCATGCTCCTGCGGCTGCCAGAACAACAACAGCAGTAGCACCGCCGCGCCAGGAAGCTGCGTAGAGTAAGTTTAATTTGCATCCACAGATCGAACTCAGCTTCGATCGACACAAACACacacacgcacgcacgcacgcacaccATTTTCATCATGTTCAGTTATGTGAATACTGCTGGACTCGATGCGTGTTGTCCGCCTGCCTGTCCTTGGACAGGGGTAGTAGAAGGTCGCCCTATCTGGCTTCCGTCGTCAACGATCCTAGCAAGAACAGCTTGGCGCCGCTAGTCCAGTGCACCTCACACATGTGCCCGGTAAGGGTGCACTGGCACGTCAAGGTCAGCTACAAGGAGTACTGGAGGGTGAAGATCACGGTCACCAACTTCAACTACCGGATGAACTACTCGCAGTGGAACCTGGTCGCGCAGCACCCCAACTTCGACAACCTCACCACCATTTTCAGCTTCAACTACAGACCTCTCAACCCCTACGGAGTGATCAGTGAGATCGAGCACCACCACCTGGTCCTGGACCTCGTTCGCCCCCACTGAAGAAATTcaatcttttctttctctttttttttccgCGCGCGTGCAGACGACACGGCGATGCTATGGGGCATCAAGTACTACAACGATCTGCTCATGACGGCCGGGCCAGACGGGAACGTGCAGTCCGAGCTTCTGTTCCGGAAGGAGCCGTCCACGTTCACCTTCCACAAAGGATGGGCCTTCCCCAGGCGAGTCTACTTCAACGGAGACAACTGCGTGATGCCGCCGCCGGACGCCTACCCGTGGCTGCCCAACGCCGCCTCGCCGCGGCTGTCGCCTTCGCTTCTCCTCCCGCTCGTTGCGGCTGCTTGGACAGCATTCGCAGTCCTTTCGTGATGGGCCCATATGCGTAGGGAAGGCAAGGCAAGGCACACAATGTCCCATGACAAGTTCTGACCTGATTCAGCGTTGTTGCTTGCTGCTGATCATTAGTCGATCTGT contains these protein-coding regions:
- the LOC100037799 gene encoding brittle stalk-2-like protein 6 precursor, with translation MAPPPLLPARFVAASVALLAVAFSSSLTRPSGAYDPLDPNGNITIKWDVIQWTADGYVAVVSLYNYQQYRHIQAPPGWRLGWVWAKKEVIWAMTGGQATEQGDCSRFKASVLPHCCRRDPEVVDLLPGTPYNTQTANCCRGGVLASWAQDPSDAVASFQVSVGQAGSTNRTVKVPRNFTLLAPGPGYTCGAAKLVKPTKFMSQDGRRSTQAHMTWNVTCTYSQFLAQRSPTCCVSLSSFYNDTIVSCPACSCGCQNNNSSSTAAPGSCVEGSRRSPYLASVVNDPSKNSLAPLVQCTSHMCPVRVHWHVKVSYKEYWRVKITVTNFNYRMNYSQWNLVAQHPNFDNLTTIFSFNYRPLNPYGVINDTAMLWGIKYYNDLLMTAGPDGNVQSELLFRKEPSTFTFHKGWAFPRRVYFNGDNCVMPPPDAYPWLPNAASPRLSPSLLLPLVAAAWTAFAVLS